Within Myceligenerans xiligouense, the genomic segment CCCGGGCTCCTCGTGGCCGCCTTCCCGGAACTCCTCGGCCAGCAGCCGGTACGAACGATGACGGTCTTCGGGGTCGCTGACAAGCGTGTTGACGACGATCTCGTCCGCGCCGTGCGCGGCCGCGAGGGCGCGCAGCTCGACGCCCACCTCCTGCGGCGTACCGAACACGACACCGTGCGACCGCGCCTGTGCGCGCGTGCGCTCGGCCTCGGTCCAGCGATGTCGCCGGACGCGCTCGACGGAGGGGACCGGGCGCTCGTCGCCGAGGTCCTTGCGGACGCGCCACCACACCATCGCCCGGGCGAGCGCGGCGGCCTCCGCGGCGGTCGGGGCGGTCACGGCACGCACGGCGAGAAGGGTGTGCGCGCCGCGCCCGGCCCGCGCCGCGGCCTCGCGGTAGGCGGTCGTCGCCAGCTCTCCGCCGCGGGGCACGAAGAAGTGCCCGTGGGCGTACCCGGCGCCGAGGGTGCCCGCGAGTGCGGCGGCGGAGCCGCCGGCGCCGAGCACCCACACGCGGCCGGCCGGCTCCTCGGTGGCCGCGTGCGGTCCCAGGACGCCGGTCAGGACCTCGATCTTCTCCCCGTAACGCGGGTCGTCGAACGCGGCCCTGCCCACGCCGAGGTCGATCCGTCCGGGATGGACGTCGTCCAGGAGGGTCACGACCTCGCGCACCTTGTTCACCGGGTACAGGGGAAGCAGGATGCCGCCCGTCCCGACCCGGATGTGCCGGGTCCGTTCCAGTGCCAGAGCCGTCATGATCTCCGGCGCCGTGCCCGCGAACGTCGCGGACGCGTGGTGCTCGGCGAACCAGATCCGGTGGTAGCCGAGCTCCTCGGCCTCGACCGCGAGCCGTAGCGCGCTGGACGCGGCCGACGTGCACGGCGTGTGCTCGGTGACGGGCACCTGGTCGAGCACGGACAGCCTCATCGGTCGCTCCCCCGGCGGGCGGTGCCGGCGTCGCGTCCGCTCGTCGCGGTGAGTTCCGGGACGATCCTCCAGTCGCGGTAGAAGACGAGGTTGTGCAGGTCGGATGCGGCGATGGCACGCAACGTGGGGACGAGCTCCTCCGCGTGTTCCGGTGTCGCCACGTTCAGGGGCCACTCGCCGATCGTCGCACCGCGCAGGTGAGGATGGTGGAAGCCCGCACCGAACGTGGCCACGAGGCTGATGGGGGCGATCCGGGTGGCACGCTGCTCGGGCCAGGTGAGGAGCCAGCTCGCGACGAGCCCGCCGTGCTCGTCGCGCCCGGGGCCGACGGCGGTGATCTCGCCGGTCCCGCGCAGGAGGCCGGCGTCGAACTCGGCCAGTACCCGCCGGGCGGGCGGGTCCAGCAGTTCGACCGCCCGGACGAAGGCCTTCTCCTTCCCGCCGCGGGTCACCTCCCCGAAGTGGTTGCCGTCGCGCAGGTCCGTGAAGTGGCGGACCAGCGCCTCGATCGAGGGCTGCTGCGTCATGGTGTCGTCCTTTCGTCGTTGCCGTACTCGTGCAGTGCGGTGATGAGCTCGCCGAGGATGCCGCTGGGTGAGCGCAGGACCTCGGCGTGCGGAGTGCCCGGCAGCACGCTCAGGCCGACCGGCACCCGGGCGGCGTGGAGCCGGGCGGCGTACTCGACGACGTCGTCCCGGACGGGGTCCAGGTCGCCGACCGCCAGGTACACCGGTGCCAGGCCCGAGAGGTCGGGGACCTCCAGCGGTGACGGGCGCGCCGTTCCGGGTCGCCGGGTGCCGCCCAGCCAGAGGTCCCAGGAGCGCCGGAGGTCCTCACGCCGGGGGAAGGCGCCGGGGTCGCGGTGGTACGACGGCCGCGCGCAGCCAGGGTCGAGGGGCGGGTAGGCGAGGACCTGAACCGGGACACGGTCGCCCCGGTCCCGCCGGGCCACGGCGGCCATGGCGGCGATGGTCCCCCCGGAGCTGTCGCCCCCGACGGCGAGCGGCAGTTCCGGTGAGGCCTGCGCCATCCGGTCCACGGCGGCGAGGACGTCGTGGACGCCCGCCGGGAAGGGATGCTCCGGTGCGAGGCGGTACTCGACCGACGCGACGGTCCATCCGCTCGCGGCCGAGAGCTGTCGTGTCACCCCCGCCCACTGCGCGGCGGAACCGCGCTGCCAGGAGCCTCCGTGTGCCCAGACCAGCCTGCCCAGCGCCGGTCCGGCGGGTTCGTGCGTGAGGAGCCGGACGGTGGCGCCGTCGCCGGTGCGCACCGTGCTCCATCGGTCGTTCACGATGCCGGTCATCCGGGTGTTCAGAGCTGCCGGAGGGCGCCCCCGTCGACGGACCATTCGGCACCGGTGACCTGTCTCGCGCGGGGTGAGAGCAGGTAGGCGATCAGGCCGGCCACGTCCTCGGGCCGGCCGATCCGGCCGGTGGGCAGCCGCCGCTCCTCGACGATGAAGCGGTCCACGGCCGTGTCGGGGTCCGTCCCGAACCGCTCTCCGAGCTGCTCGGCGAAGCCGCCCGGGGCGTCGAACAGGGCGGTGCGGGTGGGGCCCGGGGAGACGATGTTCGACCGGACGCCGACCGGCCCGAACTCGGCGGCGATCGACTTCGAGATCGACAGGAGGGCGGCCTTGGAGGCCGCGTACGGGGCCATGGTGGGGTCGGGCATCCTGGCCGCCTCGCTGGCGACGTGCACGAGGCTTCCGCCGTCCGGGTTGGTCCGCATCGCCGCGATCACCTCCCGGGAGAGGCGGGCGGCGGCGAACACGTTGAGCTCGAAGGTGGCGCGCCACAGGTCGTCGCCCAGCTCGGCGAAGCCCGGGCGGGTGTCGAAGAGCGCGGCGTTGTTGACGAGCCCGTCGATGTGCTCGTAGCGCTCCAGGGTCCGGGTGACGAGGCGGCTCGCGACGGCGGGGTCGGTCAGGTCGCCCGTCACGAGGTGGGCGGCGGCGGGCAGGGTCCCGTCGGCCGGCACCCCGCGGGCGACGGCGACGACCTGTGCACCCTCCGCGGCGAGTTCGCGGACGGTTGCGAGACCGATCCCGCTGGTCCCGCCGGTGACGATGACGACCTTTCCCGCGAGGTCCAGATCCATGGCACTCCTCAGCATGTTGCGGCGCACGCTCGCGGACGTCCCGCGAGCACGCCCAGGTTCGGTCAGGAGCGCGACGGCAGCCATCCCCCTGGTCTGACTAGCACCGGCAAGGACACCCTTGGACGGCAGCCGCTGTTCCGACGGAACGGACTAATGGGTGGATCAAGGACGAATACCGGCCAAGTCCACCTGGTGTCAAGCAAAGTTCAGCAAACTCGCAGCATTTCATCCGCACCTTGTCAGGGTGTGGCTCGGCAGGTCTGCCACCTGCTGAAATACCACCTGGAACGGGAAGGTGCGCGCCTGGCGGCGGTACTGGCCGGTCCGCCCACAACGACGTGGATGCTCAGAGAGATCCAGCCCGACTTGTCCGAGCATTGGAGAAATACATGAGCGCCCGCACCACCCACCGACCGAACTTCGACGGCCATGTCGCGCACGCCGCGATCCTGCACGACGCCGTGGACGAGCCCGTCACGGGGCGCAGCGTCGTCGTCAACCTCGGCATGACGGACGCCTTCACCGAGGGGACGCAGCGATCGCCGCTGCCGCCCCTCAGCTCCACCGTGGTCACCGGTGGCACCGTGACCGGTGACCTGGTCATGGCGATCACCCCCGGGGAGGGCGAGGACCTGGGTGCTCGCGCGCGAGAGCGCGGCTGGGAGGACTTCTACGGCGGTGACGGCCCGGTCCTGCTGAAGTCGCCCCAGGACACGGCGGGAACGGTCATGCTCGACCGCGCGGCGGTCCTGCACCAGGACGAGCTCGCGCGGGGGGCCGAGCGGCACACCGTCAAGGTCAACCTGTGGTTCAGCCCGGCCGGGACCGACTGCGGGATCCACAACCTTCACCCCTTCATCGAGGTGCACACGCAGGTCGCCGGCTACGGCCGCATGCAGAAGTTCGCGTCGAAGGACCACGCGAGCCTGTACGAGGACCAGCAGCTGAGCCCCGGTGCGACCAACCCCGTTCCGTTCTGCCTCGAGCGGGACGGCGAGCTCGTCTACCCGTGGCACCAGTACCGCGCCGACACCGACTGCGTCTGGCTCGCGGTGGAGTACCACGAGGCCCGGACCGCCT encodes:
- a CDS encoding LLM class flavin-dependent oxidoreductase → MRLSVLDQVPVTEHTPCTSAASSALRLAVEAEELGYHRIWFAEHHASATFAGTAPEIMTALALERTRHIRVGTGGILLPLYPVNKVREVVTLLDDVHPGRIDLGVGRAAFDDPRYGEKIEVLTGVLGPHAATEEPAGRVWVLGAGGSAAALAGTLGAGYAHGHFFVPRGGELATTAYREAAARAGRGAHTLLAVRAVTAPTAAEAAALARAMVWWRVRKDLGDERPVPSVERVRRHRWTEAERTRAQARSHGVVFGTPQEVGVELRALAAAHGADEIVVNTLVSDPEDRHRSYRLLAEEFREGGHEEPGKADNS
- a CDS encoding alpha/beta hydrolase, producing the protein MNDRWSTVRTGDGATVRLLTHEPAGPALGRLVWAHGGSWQRGSAAQWAGVTRQLSAASGWTVASVEYRLAPEHPFPAGVHDVLAAVDRMAQASPELPLAVGGDSSGGTIAAMAAVARRDRGDRVPVQVLAYPPLDPGCARPSYHRDPGAFPRREDLRRSWDLWLGGTRRPGTARPSPLEVPDLSGLAPVYLAVGDLDPVRDDVVEYAARLHAARVPVGLSVLPGTPHAEVLRSPSGILGELITALHEYGNDERTTP
- a CDS encoding SDR family NAD(P)-dependent oxidoreductase; protein product: MDLDLAGKVVIVTGGTSGIGLATVRELAAEGAQVVAVARGVPADGTLPAAAHLVTGDLTDPAVASRLVTRTLERYEHIDGLVNNAALFDTRPGFAELGDDLWRATFELNVFAAARLSREVIAAMRTNPDGGSLVHVASEAARMPDPTMAPYAASKAALLSISKSIAAEFGPVGVRSNIVSPGPTRTALFDAPGGFAEQLGERFGTDPDTAVDRFIVEERRLPTGRIGRPEDVAGLIAYLLSPRARQVTGAEWSVDGGALRQL